A stretch of Acidobacteriota bacterium DNA encodes these proteins:
- a CDS encoding RHS repeat domain-containing protein: MPDAAQAVTRFSYDENGNQMSVEDALTHRWMASYDTKNRVTATTDPLNRSVRVVYDTGPSEQRDLALWSQGAVQL; this comes from the coding sequence TTGCCCGATGCGGCGCAAGCGGTGACGCGGTTTAGTTATGATGAAAACGGCAATCAGATGAGCGTTGAGGACGCGCTGACGCATCGCTGGATGGCGAGCTATGATACGAAGAATCGCGTGACGGCGACGACCGACCCACTCAATCGTAGCGTCCGTGTGGTCTATGACACGGGACCAAGTGAGCAGCGTGACCTCGCCCTCTGGTCGCAAGGCGCAGTAC